GTGAGCTCCAGAGACATTGTGATGACAGCATGGAAAGAAATTGATCATTATCCTTTGGGATCTAATCTGTAGGGAAACTGGGCGCTGTCATTCACAACCTGTTTGCAAGGAGACGCCAGGCGCTCTGGAGAGTGAGGGTCCAAAAGGTGACATTTCTACCCATATTCCTCTTTTAGTTACTGGAAAGACCCAGTGGAGGTGGAACTTTCACAAATACGGGGACGGTTATCAGGGCCGAGATAAGGACTACACAAAACTCAAGGACACTCAaggctgctgttgctgctgctgattAAAGGAGAAGCAGTGAactgcacagctgggagcagcggGCACAGCCCGACCCGGTGTGTCTTGGCACGGGGGCCCTCACGGGCTGTGCCATAGCGGGCATGCCAGGGTGTGCCGTCCCCTCGGGCCCCGTCCCTGTCCGCTCCCATCCGCGCTGCCAGCCGCACGGCCCGTGCCCTGCGGAGCTGTGCGCTGCCCCCGCCAGCCGGGAGGCTGAGGGCCGGCCCGAGGAACCGGCCCTTCCCTGGGATGAGGGGAGAGCGCCTgtccgtgtgtgtgtgcaccGGGAGCGGGACCCCTCAGCCGTGTGCCAGCGGGCGGCACGGGGATGGCGGGCTCCTGGGACCCACCATCCACCCCCGGGTGAGGTACGTCCATCGCACCTTAATAATGAGCCCGAATTCAGCCGCACTTAAGGCAACTAATAACCAATAACCAACAGCACAGATCAGCGCTGTACCTTGGTTTGCAGCAGCGaacagggaggcagcagggccGGCTGTGTGCAGCGGGGCCCCGGGAGCCGGCggctgagggctgggctgagggaccGGGGgatgcggagccacttgccgGGAGGAGAGCCGTGCGGCCGCCGCGCAGCCGACACCGCATATCCCCGTGTCGGCGGTACGGGAGGAGCCCCGGCCGCTGCCGGGGCCGGTTCCGGGCCGATGCCGGTAGCTCCCGGCGGCACCGCACGCTACAAAGGCGGCGGAATCTTCAACGGCCCCGCCGTCCCCTCACGTCCCCTCACGTCCCCTCACATCCCCTCACGGAGGCCACGCCCCCCGACCCTCAGCCCACCAATCCTCCCGCGCGCCCGCCTTTCCCGCCCTTCCCACCGCCCTCACGCCCGCCGCCCCGCGATTCAagcccggccccgcgggcgcGGCCGGGGCGGAGCGGCCCCGGACAGCTCCCGCCGCCCGCagacggcggcggcggcggcgaggcGAGGACATggcgcggggccggcgcggcGGGCCCGGCTgagccgccgctgcccgcggggcgggcggcCCCGGGCCGTGGCGGCCGCCGCCCCGATGAGCGGATGAGGAGCGGGCGCGGCGGCCGGCGGTGCCTGGGCGGGGAACCGGGTGCGTGCGCCATGAACCCCGAGCTGGCGATGGAGCCGCTGGGCAGCCTGCACGGGGCGGCGGGGCACGAACCGGAGATgatgggcagccccagccctcaccACGGCGGCCGCAGCGCGGGGCCGCTCCGGGTgccgccccccccgccgccgccgccgccgccgccgccgccgcaccaggagctgccccccGCCGCCCGGCCCGCCATGGTGCCCAGCATGGCCTCGCTGCTGGACGGCGCCGCCGAGTACCGGCCCGAGCTCTCCATCCCGCTGCACCACGCCATGAGCGTGCCCTGCGAGGCCTCGCCGCCCGGCATGGGCATGAGCGGCACCTACACCACGCTGACGCCGCTCCAGCCCCTGCCGCCCATCTCCGCCGTCTCCGACAAGTTCCACCACCCGCACGCCCACCCGCAcgcccaccaccaccaccaccaccagcgcctgccgggcagcgccggcggCGGCTTCGCGCTCATGCGGGACGAGCGCGGGCTGCCGGCCGTCAACAGCCTCTACGGGCCCTACAAGGAGGTGCCGGCCGTGGGGCAGAGCCTCTCGCCGCTGGGCAACGGGCTGGGCCCGctccctggctcccagcagggcctgcaCGGCTACGGGCCGCCTGGCCACGACAAGATGCTGAGCCCCAACTTCGAGGCGCACGCGGCGATGCTGGCGCGGGGGGAGCAGCACCTGCCCCGGGGGCTGGGGACGCCCCCGGCCATGCTGCCGCCCCTGAACGGCGCGCACCACCCCGCGCCCcccgggccgccgccgccgcacggccccgcgctgcccgccggccgggagcggccgccccccgccgccggcccgcaggggagcggcgcggggcagctggaggagatCAACACCAAGGAGGTGGCACAAAGGATCACGGCGGAGCTGAAGCGCTACAGCATCCCGCAGGCCATCTTCGCCCAACGAGTGCTGTGCCGCTCCCAGGGGACCCTCTCGGACTTGCTGCGGAACCCCAAGCCTTGGAGTAAACTCAAGTCCGGCCGGGAGACGTTCCGCAGGATGTGGAAGTGGCTGCAGGAGCCGGAGTTCCAGAGGATGTCTGCCCTGCGGCTGGCAGGTAGGTGCAAGCCGGTGCCAGGCGGGGAGCGCAGCGCGACCCTCGGAGCGCAGCGCCGAGCGCCCGGCCGGCCCCGCAGTGCGTCctccgccggcccggcccggccgcttCCCCGCTCCGCCGTGACCCGCGGGGCTGTGCGCAGCTAGCCGGTGCCCGCAGCACCGCGCATCCCGGCTGTGTCCGGCGGGGCTGTCAGGGGCTCGGGGCCGGCGGAGAGGCGCGCTCCGCTGCCACggccgggcggcggggccggggctgctctccagggcCGGGTGCTGAAGGTGCGCACTCGGCACCGCACCGCGCTCTCCGTGAGCATCCCTCCTGCGGCTGCCGGGCGCAccgggggggccgggcgggggctCCGCGTCCCGGGACAGGCGGGGCCGGTGGGAGCGGGCGGGGGCCGGACCCCGCGCagcccccgcggccccggcccggccgcatTGTCCGCGGAGGCCGCGCGGGCGCCCCCTGGCGCGGTCGCGGGGCGCCGCAGCCCCCATTGTTCTGCGGGGGCCGCGGGGGGGGCGCGGGCAGCGATCCCCGGTACCGACCCCCGGTACCGATCTCCGGTACCGAGCCCCGCACCGCCCCCGGCAGCGCCCGCACCCGAGGGGAGCGGGACAGACCCGGCCAGAGCTGTGAGGCCGTGCGGGGTGCGCCCGCGGCGCGGTGGGTGCCCGGTTGTGGCCCCCCGGCCGGTCCCGCGCGGGTGCGGACCGGGCCCTGCCGTGGAGCACGGCCGGGGCTGCCTTCCCGCTCTCCGGGAACCGCGCAACCCTGGACGTGGGTGCATAAGGACACGGGGGACTGTGGCACGGGCAGGGACAAACCGCAGCATGGGGTGGGGGCCAGGGGCCGGGGCGCTCTGCTCTGACAGCGACAAAAATCCCGGGATATTTGTGCCACGGAGTCTGCCGTTCTTTTATCTCAATAGATCCCGACGAGGGCAGATCGTTTCCCAGTGTGCAGGTACACAGCGGGCTGTTCCCCGGAGGGCTCCGAGGGGCCCCGGGGGTCTCTGCGGTGGggagatgggcacagggagctccctCACGAGGGGCAGCTGCCGGAGAGGCTGGGATGCGGCGGAGCAGGGCGAACAGGAGCCATGCATGATTGATGGCCTTAATCCCTGGCCGACCTCTAAGCAGAGGTGCTGCGGGTTAAACACCCACGGCCTGGGGTCTCCGGAACTGCCGTGGAGAGTGCTCGGGCTCTCCGGGATGCGGGGCAGTCCCGGTTCGGGACAGGGCCGCTGATCCCCTGCTCGGCTCCAGCGCTGACTGCAAACTGTCCCTTCCAGCAGCCGCGGGCATCCGgctcctctgtgcctgcagccaggggaaggTGCCGGGCTCTGACAGGGGCGTCAGAGCGGCACAAGGGGTTCGGCTATTTTGCCGAGCACGCGGTGATGTCGCCTTCACAAACAAACGTGTATCGAGAGGGAAATCGATGCAGATAATGTTTAGAAGATTAAAAGAGCATTAATGCTGGCAACAGGAGCATCAACGCGTGGACCCAGTTTTCATTGATCTGGAACCTGAGCCGGCTCATTTCCAGTAACGTGGCTGgtgcttttccttcccagcaCTGGTCCCGGGTGGGGGTTCCCCGTGGAGCCCTGCACATAGAGCAGAAAATCAGGAATCACAGCGGCATGCACAGTTATGCCTGTAAAATTCTGGTCTCTGCTTTACCAGGCCCCCTGAATGCCTCAGCATCCGGGAGTAAAGTTTGGAGAGAGCTCAGGTGCTAAGTGGCCATGGACTCCCCATGGAGCGGGAAAGACCTTTGCAAATTACCTTTCCCTTCAGGAAATcgattattttaatttccttttattacCACGTGTGAATATGCGGCCCCATTGCCTCAGTGCTTCCTTCTCCCCCTTCGCTCGCTTGCTTAAATCCCCCTGAGCATGGGGAAAAAGCCACaagtatttcagatttttaaaaaccaaaaaatacccACCAGGTACCCACCCCAAGTGGGGTAAAATCTGCTGTCCTTGAAGGCAAATCCCCCTCTCCCTGTGGGAGCCGTAGCAATGCGGGTGTgatcagtatttttttttcttattatagATGTATAGTGTTGTCTATCCTAATCCAATGCCGTGTTATTATTTCTGTGCTCATTGTCTTTTCTCGGGGGTCTGTAGGAGCCCGAGGTGGGGAGCGGCACGGGGCAGTTCCGCGGGCACAGCGCCCTGCCGGCTCCCGGTGCCCGAGAGCGGGGCCCCCTCGGGACGGACAAGCCCTACATTTCTGCGGGGTCAGCAGAGCGCCCCGCCGCCTGTTTCCTTTCTGCCGTGCCCTATTGGTGATGAAACGCTTTTGTACCGAAACACCATGCGCGTTCATCGGAGCTGCCCGATGCCGCTCCGCGCTCTGCCCTGTCAGTACCACGGAGAGCGGCGGAAAGGCACCGGAGCGGGGCCGCACGGGAGGAGCGGAGCGGGACCCGCAGCCAGACGAGACCGCGGGGTCCCCCCGTGCCCGGCGAGGCgcgggtggcagtgccaggagcgggcggtggcagtgccacatcgcagggctgagcccctgcacccccaggtgccccagccGAGCAGAGGGTGTCCTAGCGAGGAGTGGGCTGTGCACACTTGTCCgcccttcctctgcctctttGTGCCCTACCAAATGTTTCTTCCCTGGATTTTGAGACTATGTTGTTGTCTGCATCCCCAGCTAAAAGTGAGGCATGATGACATCTGTATCAGGCACGTTACCTGTTTATAAAGCTATTTCTTAGTGCTGAGCTAAATATACAGGTATGTAAAGGTTCTTTGAAAGGTGCTTAGTGGCTTGAAATATTGGTGCTCTCTTCAGCTATAGATTAGTGGTTGTGTTCGAGCAATCCATGCGGTAAATTGTGGTGCTGGCTGATAAATTGTATTTCTCATGTACCAACTTTCCGAAAtcatcccctgccccagctctttGTTCCACATCATTTCTGAAGGCGTTCCTGCCACACAGAAATCTGAATCCTCTTTTTGCAAAGCAAACGAGTTTTATCAGTTTCTTGATTATTTGATGAAGTTCATTCTGAGTACATTTTGgcttaaataatttctgtattttctccactactttttaaaagaaacaatgaatTGGCCATCAAGTGTTACTCATTCTGAAGCTGTTTTCCTTAGAAGATTTTCCCCCcagcatctctttttttttccctgtatctCTTGCCCATCACTGTTTGAACCTAAATACCCCAGTCTCAAGTATTCCTCTCCAGCTGAAAATTGCCACAATTGAGGAATGCATAGAGGTGAGAACATTTTTGACAGGATTATTTCCCAGTAACCGGTGTCGGCTCTTCCCACCCTCTGTCTGAGCGTTTTTGCCCCGCGCTGTGGCCCCGGGTGCTGATCCTTGGTGCTCCTCCCTGGTGCTATTCACAAACCCTTGTCCCGGGTGTTGCTGCcgcccagcagctgcaggagctgttcctTCCCTCCCAATTAGCCCCTACAGGGAGATGCCAGGCGTCCTGCAGTCCCCAGCACGGAGCACTAAAGCACAGCCGCTCatcagagcagctcccctggaGCCGCCTTCAGAGGTGCCGAGCATGGAGCTCGGGGCTGAAAGGGACTGCAGGCATCGCTTGTCCTCACGGCCTGCCCCTTTCTTCAGCATCTCCAGACGGGGATTTTTTACCTAAGCGATCTCTTCCAGGGCTTACAGGTACAAAAAACCCTTAATGACTGGCCTTAATCTCACTTTTTGTCTTCTAAACCCTTTGCTTCTCGTCTTATCCCCACTAGACACAGCGAAGAAGAGCACTCCCTTCCTTCTGATAGCAATCTGTTTGTATTTAAGGCTCCCATCCTGTCTCCTGCCTTCTCTGGAAAAAGCCCATCATACCTGGGCGATGAATATGCAGGGAAAGCACTATATCCAACGGGACAGATAATACATCTCTTTTTCCAAGGTAAAAGATTTTGTATCCAGCTCTATCAATCTTGCAGACTTTTACATAAAAGGCTCTCTGATTTATGGAGGGGTTTGCACACAGAAATCATACCAAACAGACTAATCTCAAATGGGTTTGGTGATAACATCAGCCAGACAACTCGCTGATGGCAGAGAGAAATGCAATCAAAAAAGAAATTGGagtgttttggggttgtttgggggttttgagcTATAAAATCAAACTGCTCCGTTGTGAAAAAAGGGACTCAAACCACTGGTAAATGCTGCTCAGAGGAATTATTAGACAAGCGATAGAGGCTGGCAGGTTCCCAAAACGCAAATTGTCTCCAAGACCAAAATATCTCTCAGTAAGCAGGGAACATATTTATGAGCAGCGGTGattttccagcagctctcatCCCCTCATAATGGGATGGCAGCACGAGGCATTAAGCTTTGGCAGGCAGgagtgagggcagagcagaggaggcttCCCACACACCTTCTCCTtggtgctgggagggagcagcaggtgggGGACCCAGAGAGCACCTTCCTGCTGTGAACTTCTCGGAGAACCACAGGAatcctgcttctccaggcagGGAGCGCCTCGCCATTGCAATGGATGAGCAAGCAGATCTTCCCTGGAAGAACAGAATGAACTCTGTGCCACACATCCAATCTGTTTTTCGGGGTAAAAGCCATCAAGGGCATTCCTAGGGTTTCAAAAATGAGGAGTTTGgggtgtgtgcagcagcagtggctgcccaCCCCGACAATGTGATTATTTGCATCTTCATTCTGATTGCTCCTTGTTCCATAATGATTTTGTACACAGCGGAGTACTTAACCTAATTTGTATTGATCTCAATCGCTCTCATTCGTGCATACTTAATTCAGAGAGGTAATCAAATTGATTTCTGAGGCCTAGTTTTTAAAAGATTGTAGTAACAGGGATATACAAGGGGTTGCTTTAAGTGAatcacagcaggagaaaaacattttaaatcttTATAAAATGTTTTGATGGTCATTTCATTGTGTTCAGTATTACCAGAGTAATTACATTTCCCTCACACTGAGTCCTCTCCAAAATCGAATAGAGGAGCAGTTTTACTTCTGGCATTTTGGAAAGCCTGGGCTGGCTAGGTTCCTCTCTGGtggggaagaaaatggaaaatcagaGTCATTGCTGCAGAAAGTCAGGCAAATGGACTGTGAGTAGGGAAATTCAGAGTGATGGTACTCAGGGTGTCACAGTGCAGTGTCGGGTCCCTGCATCCTCTTAATGCCCTTCAAGCTGTGGGGCTCCACTTTGGTCCATCTAAGGGAAGCAGCACTGACCCCAGTTCTGAGCAGTTCCTGTGTTGTTTCCATTGAAGAGCATCTTTAATccaatgaagaagaaaaatcttttcttttatatttttatgtatatttttttccacagttatGGCTTTCAGTTCTTGCCCGTTGTCCATTTTCTTCCATAAGATATGTTCAGGTTTAACCACAGCTAATAAATCAAATTGTGCTTAGAATCCAGATGgtctcttcccttccctctgctgttaaaac
This genomic window from Zonotrichia leucophrys gambelii isolate GWCS_2022_RI chromosome Z, RI_Zleu_2.0, whole genome shotgun sequence contains:
- the ONECUT2 gene encoding one cut domain family member 2, with the protein product MRSGRGGRRCLGGEPGACAMNPELAMEPLGSLHGAAGHEPEMMGSPSPHHGGRSAGPLRVPPPPPPPPPPPPPHQELPPAARPAMVPSMASLLDGAAEYRPELSIPLHHAMSVPCEASPPGMGMSGTYTTLTPLQPLPPISAVSDKFHHPHAHPHAHHHHHHQRLPGSAGGGFALMRDERGLPAVNSLYGPYKEVPAVGQSLSPLGNGLGPLPGSQQGLHGYGPPGHDKMLSPNFEAHAAMLARGEQHLPRGLGTPPAMLPPLNGAHHPAPPGPPPPHGPALPAGRERPPPAAGPQGSGAGQLEEINTKEVAQRITAELKRYSIPQAIFAQRVLCRSQGTLSDLLRNPKPWSKLKSGRETFRRMWKWLQEPEFQRMSALRLAACKRKEQEPNKERNNSQKKSRLVFTDLQRRTLFAIFKENKRPSKEMQITISQQLGLELTTVSNFFMNARRRSLEKWQDDLSSGGSSAAPSTCTKA